A window from Drosophila nasuta strain 15112-1781.00 chromosome 3, ASM2355853v1, whole genome shotgun sequence encodes these proteins:
- the LOC132790424 gene encoding protein late bloomer has protein sequence MASTSSLKVLAYALHILCTLLALVLIGFSAYVVISYDLTDKSKFIAACYAFVGGAALILVLWGYLAAWREHVCCTVTFAVLLFLIILVQTLILYVATTKVNDSASEFAHSLEVTWEQELDSPGAMSLYENWFQCCGRGSPQDYVVNERLPPASCFRNHDQENPDNLIHKGCRIEFENYWVHLLHIFNIIGWVLVAVEVLLIFVSCSLCNSIRNVSRRTYF, from the exons AtggcatcaacatcatcaCTAAAAGTGCTTGCCTATGCACTGCATATACTGTGTACG CTCCTGGCACTGGTTTTGATTGGCTTTAGCGCGTACGTGGTGATATCCTACGATCTCACCGACAAAAGTAAGTTTATTGCGGCATGTTATGCATTCGTTGGAGGAGCTGCTTTAATCCTCGTTCTCTGGGGCTATCTGGCTGCTTGGCGCGAGCATGTTTGCTGCACCGTGACC TTTGCTGTACTTTTATTCCTCATCATTCTGGTTCAGACTTTAATCTTATACGTGGCTACTACAAAGGTGAACGATTCTGCGTCGGAGTTTGCTCATTCCTTGGAGGTCACCTGGGAACAGGAGCTCGATAGTCCTGGCGCCATGTCATTGTATGAGAATTGG TTCCAATGCTGTGGTCGAGGAAGCCCTCAGGATTATGTTGTTAACGAACGTCTACCGCCAGCATCGTGTTTCAGGAACCATGACCAGGAAAATCCCGATAATCTCATCCATAAAGGTTGCCGCATCGAGTTTGAAAACTATTGGGTGCATCTTCTGCACATTTTCAACATCATTGGCTGGGTGCTCGTTGCAGTTGAG GTGTTACTGATTTTTGTCTCCTGCAGTCTGTGCAACAGTATTCGGAATGTTAGTCGACGCACTTATTTTTAA
- the LOC132790426 gene encoding tetraspanin-9: MACSTKLLKVFALICDIIYALLGIAVVLVGLHIIIQFEVFQSAGFITIAIGIVLLLTAIFGVLGASRESSRMVKSFTVILIVLIVLQVLTVGFLLIFRESLLISVDRRFDEIWHDQPLPVKPANSSQISSIETWLECCGNAGYQDYLLQPKSCYNPDSGKMNLEGCRQKFLDFIADRWVDSNIFALAVVGVEIICALLAYVLANSIVNRWRRSKYFPK; encoded by the exons atggcGTGTTCCACAAAGCTACTGAAAGTGTTTGCACTGATATGCGACATAATATATGCG CTACTTGGCATCGCTGTCGTTTTGGTTGGTCTGCACATCATAATCCAATTTGAAGTTTTTCAATCTGCCGGTTTCATCACCATTGCCATTGGCATCGTCCTGCTGCTAACTGCGATCTTTGGTGTTTTGGGCGCATCGCGCGAGAGCAGTCGCATGGTCAAATCG TTTACGGTAATTTTGATTGTGCTGATCGTGCTGCAAGTGCTGACGGTGGGCTTCCTTTTGATATTCCGTGAATCGCTGCTTATCTCAGTGGATAGAAGGTTCGATGAAATCTGGCATGATCAGCCTTTGCCAGTCAAGCCAGCTAATTCCAGCCAAATTTCGAGCATAGAGACTTGG CTCGAGTGTTGTGGCAATGCTGGCTACCAGGATTATCTGTTGCAGCCGAAGAGCTGCTACAATCCCGATTCGGGTAAAATGAATCTTGAAGGTTGTCGGCAAAAATTCTTGGACTTCATTGCAGACAGATGGGTAGATTCCAATATATTCGCGCTGGCGGTTGTGGGCGTTGag ATAATTTGTGCACTGCTCGCCTATGTGCTGGCCAATAGCATTGTGAATCGCTGGAGACGCTCGAAGTACTTTCCAAAATAA
- the LOC132794475 gene encoding 23 kDa integral membrane protein, which yields MDCGTSMVKYILFIFNTIVSIVGILGVVYGVLILKTIGTIEVNGQVGFPPQAILPIGLITLGSIVLFISFLGCCGAIRESVCMTMSYAVCLLVLLILQLTLIVLLFTNKENYDQAMGNVIDKAWENRDKGEGGVFDNIQRSLKCCGRNGAIDYPFAFQGLPASCCEGSCINVSNIYGGCRDKFISLVSGDTDKSKYFGLGLIGVELVGFIFACCLANNIRNYKRRNGVY from the exons ATGGATTGTGGAACGTCTATGGTTAAATATATACTCTTTATATTCAATACGATCGTGTCG ATTGTTGGCATATTAGGTGTTGTCTATGGCGTATTGATTCTGAAGACCATTGGCACCATCGAGGTGAATGGACAGGTCGGCTTCCCCCCACAGGCAATACTGCCAATTGGACTGATCACTCTTGGCTCGATCGTGTTGTTCATCTCATTCTTGGGATGTTGTGGAGCTATTCGTGAATCCGTTTGCATGACTATGAGCTATGCTGTCTGCTTGTTGGTCCTTCTTATTCTGCAGCTGACACTTATTGTGCTTTTGTTCACCAATAAGGAGAACTACGATCAAGCCATGGGCAATGTTATCGATAAGGCCTGGGAGAATCGCGATAAGGGTGAAGGCGGTGTCTTTGATAACATTCAGCGTTCG cTCAAGTGCTGTGGTCGCAATGGTGCCATAGATTATCCATTCGCTTTCCAAGGACTGCCCGCTAGCTGTTGTGAAGGTTCCTGCATCAACGTTTCCAACATCTACGGCGGATGCCGTGACAAGTTTATTTCTCTTGTGTCCGGTGATACTGATAAGTCGAAATATTTCGGTCTTGGCCTGATTGGTGTTGAG cTGGTTGGTTTCATCTTTGCCTGTTGCTTGGCCAACAATATTCGCAATTACAAGCGACGCAATGGTGTCTACTAA